The Populus nigra chromosome 4, ddPopNigr1.1, whole genome shotgun sequence genome contains the following window.
atttaatttatttttatatttttaacttgttgttttaatatgttaatattaaaaataatttttaaaaaataaaaaatattattttaatatatttccaaataaaaactactttaaaaatacattctAGAATTAATTATACCCACCATCTTAAACAACTTaacttgagaaatcatcaaaatctagtccggtgtaaataaaaaaagatattttgtcaaaataataatatttaaattaaaaattgataaatttaccTTATCAACCCATGGACGAGCAGGATAAAACCTTGTATAGGTCTTATAAGTATGTTTACACGGCGGCAGGTTATTTGAGAATTTTGTCGTGGGAGCAGAGCCAAGTCATTCGGTAACTGGTACAGCATTGGACCGTAATAACAATTAAATGGATATACAATACAAGGAGTATTATTCTTACATCTCCAACTTTTGTGTAGTATGAATCAGGATTTTCAAAATCAGAAGAAAGGGTCTCTCTTATCTCTCCAGACATGGAAACCCCTTGAATACCAAACACCTAAACTACATCATTCGACCGTTAAACTGAAATCTACTGGTCCTCCTGAACTGTACACTTCAAAAAGTCTTAAAAGAAAACCTCAAACCCAGTATCCATCATTCCGAAAACGCCGTGACAGGAGCCCCCAGTGTTCGCTCACGCTGCCCCTTAATCTATAGAAGGCTGGTTTACTTCTTACAGTTCTCAAGGGGCCGGAACGGTTCATGTGTCTAATTGGCAAAGACAGGTGATCCCCAGCTAAACTTGAAGCTGAAAACGGTCTGCTTTCCATCTCTTCAAGTGGACCGGAACTGTAATCCATCGTAATGAAGGATGAGGCCTGCCCATAAGTTAACCGAGGGGATGTCCCGCCAGCATTCCACCAGCTACTGTCCGACGGAACAAGATCACATTTGAAGTCAGATTCCAGAACAGAGGACTCCTTTTGACTGCAGTAGTCTCCACAAGTCTCATCTGTGTCATTGTATATCAGTTTCAGAGCCTGGACAACTTCACCCATGAATGGCCTATTAGTCACCTCTGAGTGAACACACATGGCAGCAATGGCTGCCACTTTAGCCATGTCATCAAAGTCATAGCTTCCTGCCAAGGAAGGATCCACCAACTGCTCCAATCCTTCTCTAGTAGTTAGCAGCGGGCGTGCCCAAGTCACTAAATTTTCCTGTCCCGGAGGTTGGGACATATCCACAGGTTTTCTTCCAGACAGAAGCTCAAGCAGCACAACCCCATAACTGTAGACATCACTCTTTACAAGTAAATGTCCTGTCATTGCATATTCAGGGGCAACATACCTACAAACCAAAAATTTATGAGAGATAACAAGGGACTAAAGTAATATCTGAATAACTGTCAGTGCTAtgtaaagaacaaaataaaagaaacatcaGCCAACATAACTCATACAGACTTTCATGGATAGTTAAGAATTCACCAACCCCGAtaagaaatagtaaaataaatacAGTTCAACATGACTGGTGATGACAAATAAATCTGTTAATTATGGAGTACTAAAAACTGGTGAGGCAAGCATAATTACCCAAAAGTTCCCATGACCCTAGTAGATATATGATGACTTCCTTCCGTTGCTTCCCTCGCCAAGCCAAAATCAGAGACCTTGGGGGTGAAGTCATCTTCTAGTAAAACATTACTAGCCTTAAAATCTCGATGAATTACACGAGGGTTAGAATCTTCGTGAAGATAGGCCAATCCCCTAGCTGCTCCAAGGGCAATCTTCAACCGTGCATCCCAGTCAAGAGGTCCCTTATTCTTGTCAACACCTTAAACATCAATAAATGGGGCATTGAACAAGAAACTTCATTTTACCTTCTCATTTCAGGGAAAATAAAATCACTTGCAAGACAATTGAATGAATATTACCAAATGAGAGGCTCCATGTCATCAGGAGGTATCCAGGACAAAATACAGAATGCACATGGTGCaactaaaaacagaaaaaaataagacaaaggCGATGAGGAAAATACCATGCAAGTGCGATTCCACACTACCATTCCGAATAAGTTCATACACCAAGCAGCGTGTGCGCCCTTCAATACATATGCCAATAAGTTTCACAAGGTTTCGATGATGCAATCGACTTAACATTTCAACTTCAGCGACAAATTCACGGTCTCCATTCTGATTGTCCCTTGTAAGCAGCTTAAAAGCAACTTCAGTTCCATCTTCGATACTCCCGCGGTAAACACGTCCAAA
Protein-coding sequences here:
- the LOC133692339 gene encoding receptor-like serine/threonine-protein kinase ALE2: MHTLATSLLVLCLSSFVFTCLGHPLLHMYLSPSLQPSWPLSVKDIFVRHGMSAAMKVSFARPRPSRNHVVKPSLGPILSPATSLVHQALPPVPSSAPLPRHHGGHHHRHVKPVVTAPFPSEEQSCDQICTEPLTASLSGSPCGCVYPMKVRLLLDVAPYAVFPVMRELESEVAAGTYLEQSQVIIMGASADSQNQGKTVVDINLVPLGEKFDNTTAILTYDRFWKNKMPLNITLFGNYEVIYISYPGIPSSPPYPNYTGSGPSGSAGDLPITANFVSKTQRMNLRTITTIALSAFVVLVVCIGAIAVVVKWRKSGRPSSAVGPACRSSINKRSGIGSFLSSSIASSTPMSLMSNMATCMLSVKTFSFAELEKATDKFSSKRILGEGGFGRVYRGSIEDGTEVAFKLLTRDNQNGDREFVAEVEMLSRLHHRNLVKLIGICIEGRTRCLVYELIRNGSVESHLHGVDKNKGPLDWDARLKIALGAARGLAYLHEDSNPRVIHRDFKASNVLLEDDFTPKVSDFGLAREATEGSHHISTRVMGTFGYVAPEYAMTGHLLVKSDVYSYGVVLLELLSGRKPVDMSQPPGQENLVTWARPLLTTREGLEQLVDPSLAGSYDFDDMAKVAAIAAMCVHSEVTNRPFMGEVVQALKLIYNDTDETCGDYCSQKESSVLESDFKCDLVPSDSSWWNAGGTSPRLTYGQASSFITMDYSSGPLEEMESRPFSASSLAGDHLSLPIRHMNRSGPLRTVRSKPAFYRLRGSVSEHWGLLSRRFRNDGYWV